One genomic segment of Nonomuraea coxensis DSM 45129 includes these proteins:
- a CDS encoding pentapeptide repeat-containing protein, with protein sequence MARANLAQAQLRYAILSGATLFSANLDDADMSGAYLDRIKAPASFFRRANLRNAILSQAMLTDARFTKANLTSASLKDARLDGAHLQDADLRHADLTKANLEGAHLERADLRGADLRNVTGMTQAEIKAVAQTDPTTVWE encoded by the coding sequence TTGGCCAGGGCCAACCTGGCACAAGCACAACTTCGATACGCGATTCTGTCTGGCGCTACCCTTTTTTCGGCTAACCTGGACGATGCGGACATGTCAGGCGCATACCTGGACCGAATAAAAGCACCTGCAAGCTTTTTTCGGCGTGCGAACCTGAGGAACGCGATTCTCAGCCAAGCGATGCTTACCGATGCCCGCTTCACAAAGGCGAATCTTACATCCGCATCCCTTAAGGATGCGCGTCTGGACGGCGCACACCTGCAAGACGCTGACCTGCGGCATGCTGACCTCACCAAGGCAAACCTCGAAGGCGCCCATCTTGAGCGTGCCGATCTGCGAGGGGCCGATCTCAGGAATGTGACGGGCATGACGCAAGCGGAAATCAAAGCTGTCGCACAGACCGACCCGACAACGGTGTGGGAGTGA
- a CDS encoding effector-associated constant component EACC1: MEVHVTILGDAAGQELLSLRDWLDGESQLHGRVRYLLTAPKATELGSMLDTLAIVIGSSGTTALFARVLTTWIRSRRSDITIKIKAADKTIEIRSQSVSDPLHLLKEILKDEQQ, translated from the coding sequence ATGGAAGTGCACGTAACGATTTTAGGAGATGCCGCTGGGCAAGAGTTGCTCAGCTTGCGCGACTGGCTTGATGGCGAGAGCCAACTGCACGGAAGAGTGCGGTATCTGCTGACGGCGCCCAAAGCCACAGAACTGGGCTCTATGCTCGATACTCTGGCGATAGTCATTGGATCCAGCGGCACCACGGCCCTCTTTGCGCGTGTTCTCACAACCTGGATTAGAAGTCGTCGATCGGACATAACCATCAAGATCAAGGCTGCGGATAAAACCATCGAGATCAGATCACAGAGCGTAAGTGACCCTCTCCATCTCCTAAAAGAAATACTCAAAGATGAACAGCAATAG
- a CDS encoding caspase, EACC1-associated type, producing the protein MNSNSESRNFSASRAVLVGVSDYDDPDFVPVPAACNSLDAIYEVLTDADLCGWPENRVTVIRNPSNAGRLAAQLRSIATDARDIFMLYFVGHGTLTPRGELSLTLTDTVASDCDYTGLRYSWIREAFLDTPARTKVAILDCCAAGRALQALSVSNQLLQSVAIDGVYTFAATEGSAPAHVVPFKHQASEMTSFTRELVRVIRSGIPLAPTWLTLEHIYTHVRHGLLGKNLPAPNRSLLGNVNNFRFARNAASHAVHSEKGGNYLDLRRRELAEIITVNPSIALPSWPAVEQEGDYNLSVEARDPSFICMDRYFVRTGTGRRSAFEICDLLGPLNELIYVKRTRNSIALSHLFNQAIVAVDLLVNVPEVRMAFSSAVRERGRDRLLGDDSFPWKVVFALAGEVGRALTPESLFPFSQITLVQASRAIRSLGVVTEMIGIEIEAESPGA; encoded by the coding sequence ATGAACAGCAATAGCGAATCACGAAACTTCTCGGCTTCGCGAGCCGTGCTTGTCGGAGTGTCGGATTACGATGATCCGGATTTCGTTCCCGTCCCCGCAGCATGCAATAGCCTCGATGCAATTTATGAGGTGCTCACCGATGCAGATCTCTGCGGTTGGCCAGAAAATCGCGTAACTGTGATTAGGAATCCAAGCAATGCTGGGAGGCTGGCGGCGCAACTTCGGTCCATCGCTACTGACGCGCGTGACATTTTCATGCTCTACTTTGTAGGGCATGGCACGCTGACGCCAAGAGGGGAATTGAGTCTCACCCTGACTGATACTGTTGCTAGTGACTGCGACTATACGGGATTGCGCTACTCCTGGATAAGAGAAGCGTTTCTCGATACGCCGGCGCGGACAAAAGTAGCAATTCTTGATTGCTGTGCCGCTGGACGTGCACTTCAAGCTCTATCTGTCTCCAATCAGCTTCTCCAAAGCGTCGCAATTGACGGTGTCTATACATTCGCTGCGACGGAGGGAAGCGCCCCTGCTCATGTGGTGCCATTCAAGCATCAGGCCAGCGAGATGACATCGTTCACTCGCGAGTTGGTCAGGGTTATCAGATCAGGGATACCGTTAGCACCCACATGGCTCACGTTGGAGCACATATACACCCACGTTCGGCATGGGCTATTAGGGAAAAATCTTCCCGCTCCCAACCGCAGCCTTCTGGGTAATGTGAATAACTTCCGTTTCGCAAGGAACGCGGCTTCCCATGCGGTTCACTCCGAAAAGGGTGGTAACTATCTTGATCTGCGTCGGCGGGAGCTAGCTGAGATAATAACGGTCAACCCTTCCATTGCTCTCCCCTCTTGGCCAGCGGTAGAGCAGGAGGGGGATTATAACTTGTCCGTCGAAGCTAGAGACCCTTCGTTTATATGCATGGATAGGTATTTCGTGCGCACCGGCACTGGTAGGCGCAGCGCCTTTGAAATCTGCGATCTACTGGGACCTTTGAACGAGCTTATATATGTGAAGCGGACGCGAAACTCGATAGCGCTTAGTCATCTATTCAATCAAGCGATTGTGGCGGTCGATCTGCTGGTTAATGTACCGGAAGTTCGTATGGCTTTCAGTTCGGCCGTGCGCGAGCGTGGTCGGGATCGTCTTTTGGGTGACGACAGCTTTCCGTGGAAAGTCGTTTTTGCGTTGGCGGGGGAAGTTGGAAGAGCTTTGACCCCTGAATCCCTGTTTCCGTTCTCGCAGATTACGCTCGTGCAGGCATCTAGGGCTATCCGATCTCTCGGAGTGGTGACAGAAATGATCGGCATAGAGATTGAAGCAGAGAGTCCGGGCGCCTAG
- a CDS encoding MerR family transcriptional regulator, which translates to MAWSIAQVARMSGVTSRTLRHYDEVGLLPPARVGGNGYRYYEEDQLLRLQQVLVLRELGLGLTEIKEIVERHTDPITALREHHQRLLAERDRLDEVARMVERTIAELQRNEGKTTMSKISRPENLFKGFDGARYEAAACERWPEHWQQSGQQELLASHTPQELEQMQREATAGMIRMAEHMLAGTPVDAPQVFAELDVHYRHLSESWMPTAAQYLHLARMQVQEEQFRANYEQVAEGLAEYMRDAMTAYAHARLS; encoded by the coding sequence ATGGCGTGGTCGATCGCACAGGTGGCGCGGATGTCGGGAGTGACGTCTCGGACGCTGCGCCACTACGACGAGGTCGGGCTGCTGCCGCCTGCACGGGTCGGCGGGAATGGCTACCGCTACTACGAGGAGGACCAGTTGCTGCGCTTGCAGCAGGTCCTGGTGCTGCGTGAGCTGGGCCTCGGCCTGACCGAGATCAAGGAGATCGTCGAGCGGCACACCGACCCCATCACAGCGCTGCGTGAGCACCACCAGCGCCTGCTGGCGGAGCGTGACCGGCTGGACGAGGTTGCCCGGATGGTGGAGCGCACCATCGCCGAACTTCAGCGGAACGAAGGGAAGACGACCATGTCCAAGATCAGTAGACCGGAAAACCTGTTCAAGGGATTCGACGGTGCACGGTACGAGGCCGCCGCCTGCGAGCGGTGGCCGGAGCACTGGCAGCAGAGCGGGCAGCAGGAGCTCCTGGCCAGCCACACTCCGCAGGAGCTGGAGCAGATGCAGCGGGAGGCGACGGCAGGGATGATACGGATGGCCGAGCACATGCTCGCCGGCACCCCCGTCGACGCCCCGCAGGTCTTCGCCGAACTCGACGTCCACTATCGGCACCTGAGCGAGTCCTGGATGCCGACCGCGGCGCAGTATCTACACCTGGCCCGAATGCAGGTGCAAGAGGAGCAGTTCCGGGCGAACTACGAGCAGGTCGCCGAAGGCCTGGCCGAGTACATGCGCGACGCCATGACCGCCTACGCGCACGCCCGGCTGAGCTGA
- a CDS encoding rhodanese-like domain-containing protein, producing the protein MTTDNASASVDAITARAMIASNPDVLVVDVRTPGEFDAAHIDGAINLPLDQVDTHLRRIVSDAGGRMLLICQSGGRATQAHKKLCDAGLPDATVLAGGMNAWIAAGAPVVRGRPRWSLERQVRLVAGGIVLGAVVADLWLPGARYVAAFIGAGLTFAALTDTCAMGMLLSRLPYNRGPGVDVDQALACIRRPNA; encoded by the coding sequence ATGACCACCGACAACGCCTCCGCCAGCGTTGATGCCATAACCGCGCGCGCCATGATCGCCTCCAACCCCGACGTGCTCGTCGTCGACGTGCGCACGCCCGGCGAGTTCGATGCCGCGCACATCGACGGGGCCATCAACCTGCCGCTCGACCAGGTCGACACCCACCTGCGGCGGATCGTCTCCGACGCGGGCGGCAGGATGTTGCTGATCTGCCAGTCCGGCGGGCGCGCGACCCAGGCGCACAAGAAACTGTGCGACGCCGGGCTGCCGGACGCGACGGTGCTCGCGGGCGGCATGAACGCCTGGATCGCCGCCGGGGCGCCGGTGGTGCGCGGCCGGCCGAGGTGGAGCCTGGAACGCCAGGTCCGCCTGGTCGCGGGCGGCATCGTGCTGGGCGCGGTCGTGGCCGATCTGTGGCTGCCGGGCGCGCGATACGTGGCCGCCTTCATCGGCGCGGGCCTGACCTTCGCCGCGCTGACCGACACCTGCGCCATGGGCATGCTGCTGTCCCGCCTGCCGTACAACCGTGGCCCCGGCGTCGACGTGGACCAGGCGCTGGCCTGCATCCGCCGCCCGAACGCCTGA
- a CDS encoding MBL fold metallo-hydrolase produces MFFTQYYLDCLSQASYMIGDRETGRAVVVDPRRDVSEYLADAEAQGLRIEGVINTHFHADFIAGHLELAAKTGAWIGYGSRAEAEYPIRKLTDGERIVLGDVVLEIMETPGHTPESISVLVYEHAGDPVPYGVLTGDALFIGDVGRPDLLASLGVTSDQLGRMLYDSVQHKLMRLPDDTRVFPAHGAGSACGKNLSTELQSTIGQQRLTNYACAPMDEEEFVSIVTEGQPPAPGYFVYDAVLNRKQHDLLDADAHTVALSAAEFLAERAAGAVVLDTRDPQEYALAHLRGSINVAADGRFAERAGMVVAPGREILVIAPQDREHEVVTRLGRIGFDRVTGYLHEPESAFLAMADEIAHSTRVTATELRAVLEGPEQPVLLDVRNAAETEGGAAIENALNIPLAQLAGRLAEIPQDRPVVVYCAGGARSVIAASLLEHEGRTGVSDLLGGYEAWQRTVAPANA; encoded by the coding sequence ATGTTCTTCACCCAGTACTACCTGGACTGTCTCTCCCAGGCCTCCTACATGATCGGTGACCGGGAGACCGGCCGCGCCGTCGTCGTGGACCCCAGGCGTGACGTCAGCGAGTACCTCGCCGACGCCGAAGCGCAAGGGCTGCGCATCGAGGGCGTGATCAACACCCACTTCCACGCGGACTTCATCGCCGGACATCTGGAGCTGGCCGCCAAGACCGGGGCGTGGATCGGCTACGGGAGCCGGGCCGAGGCCGAGTACCCGATCCGCAAGCTGACCGACGGCGAGCGCATCGTGCTCGGCGACGTGGTGCTGGAGATCATGGAGACGCCGGGCCACACGCCCGAGTCGATCAGCGTGCTGGTGTACGAGCACGCCGGGGACCCGGTCCCGTACGGCGTGCTGACCGGCGACGCGCTGTTCATCGGCGACGTGGGCCGCCCCGACCTGCTCGCCTCGCTCGGCGTGACGTCCGACCAGCTCGGCCGCATGCTCTACGACAGCGTCCAGCACAAGCTGATGAGGCTGCCGGACGACACCCGCGTCTTCCCCGCGCACGGCGCCGGATCGGCCTGCGGCAAGAACCTGTCCACCGAGCTCCAGTCCACGATCGGCCAGCAGCGCCTGACCAACTACGCCTGCGCGCCGATGGACGAGGAGGAGTTCGTGTCGATCGTCACCGAGGGCCAGCCGCCCGCGCCCGGCTACTTCGTCTACGACGCGGTGCTCAACCGCAAGCAGCACGACCTGCTCGACGCGGACGCGCACACCGTCGCCCTGTCCGCGGCGGAGTTCCTGGCCGAGCGGGCGGCGGGCGCGGTCGTCCTGGACACGCGCGACCCGCAGGAGTACGCGCTGGCGCACCTGCGCGGCTCGATCAACGTCGCCGCCGACGGCCGCTTCGCCGAACGCGCCGGCATGGTCGTCGCGCCCGGCAGGGAGATCCTGGTCATCGCCCCCCAGGACCGCGAGCACGAGGTCGTCACCCGGCTGGGGCGGATCGGCTTCGACAGGGTGACCGGCTACCTGCACGAGCCCGAGAGCGCCTTCCTGGCCATGGCGGACGAGATCGCCCACAGCACCCGCGTGACGGCCACCGAGCTGCGCGCCGTGCTCGAAGGACCCGAGCAGCCGGTCCTCCTCGACGTGCGTAACGCCGCCGAGACCGAGGGCGGCGCGGCCATCGAGAACGCGCTGAACATCCCGCTCGCCCAGCTCGCCGGGCGGCTCGCGGAGATCCCGCAGGACCGTCCCGTCGTCGTCTACTGCGCCGGCGGCGCCCGCTCGGTCATCGCCGCGAGCCTGCTGGAGCACGAGGGCCGCACGGGGGTGTCGGACCTGCTCGGCGGCTACGAGGCCTGGCAGCGGACCGTCGCGCCGGCCAACGCCTGA
- a CDS encoding peroxiredoxin, which translates to MTIDAAAPAGLPLIGDRAPDFAAETTHGPVRLADYAGRWLVLFSHPADFTPVCTTEFVAFAELAGEFADRNVALLGNSIDSVHSHLAWTRAISDKLGVTIPFPIVADLDTKVSRAYGMLHPNTSATAAVRAVFVIDPEATVRAILYYPMNAGRMVPEILRLVDALQTSDRDGVACPANWRPGDDVLLPAPRTQAELDARLADERVKLADWYLASVPGTV; encoded by the coding sequence ATGACCATCGACGCCGCAGCCCCGGCGGGGCTCCCGCTCATCGGCGACAGGGCGCCGGACTTCGCCGCCGAGACCACCCACGGCCCGGTACGGCTGGCCGACTACGCCGGCCGCTGGCTGGTCCTCTTCAGCCACCCGGCCGACTTCACCCCGGTGTGCACGACGGAGTTCGTCGCCTTCGCCGAGCTCGCCGGGGAGTTCGCCGACCGGAACGTCGCCCTGCTCGGCAACTCGATCGACTCCGTCCACAGCCATCTGGCCTGGACCCGCGCGATCAGTGACAAGCTGGGCGTGACGATCCCGTTCCCGATCGTGGCCGACCTCGACACGAAGGTGTCCCGCGCGTACGGGATGCTCCACCCGAACACGTCGGCGACGGCGGCCGTCCGCGCCGTCTTCGTGATCGACCCGGAGGCGACCGTACGGGCGATCCTCTACTACCCGATGAACGCCGGGCGCATGGTCCCCGAGATCCTCAGGCTCGTCGACGCCCTGCAGACCTCCGACCGCGACGGCGTCGCGTGCCCGGCGAACTGGCGGCCGGGCGACGACGTGCTCCTGCCCGCGCCCCGAACCCAGGCCGAGCTGGACGCCCGGCTGGCAGACGAGCGAGTCAAGCTCGCGGACTGGTACCTCGCCAGCGTCCCGGGCACCGTGTGA
- a CDS encoding NAD(P)/FAD-dependent oxidoreductase, with translation MPSYDPHAASAGGRRVLIIGGGTAGITTAARLRRAGVGGVTVLDPADTHWYQPLWTLVGGGQAPLKSTCRPEASVIPEGVTWIRDAATTVDPDAGQVTTAGGKELGYDYLVLAPGIQLNWQGVPGLADAVGHDAVSSNYAPEHAPRTWELIRRMRSGTAVFTQPSGPFKCGGAPQKIAYLAADHWRRKGRLADIRVVLAIPDAAIFKAPAYVPILERVVARYGIEVRLQSELVGLDPANREATISDNATGRKDVLRYDLLHAVPPQSAPDWIRAGTPFSDPASPFGYVEVDKHTLVHPRYPNVFALGDAANLPTSKTGAAVRKQAPVVVANLLAAMAGRPATARYDGYTSCPLVTARDKMVLAEFDYDLRPTPTVPLIDTRKERRDMWLLKRYGLPALYWHGMLKGRM, from the coding sequence ATGCCTTCGTACGACCCCCACGCAGCGAGCGCCGGCGGCAGGCGGGTGCTCATCATCGGCGGCGGCACCGCCGGCATCACCACCGCGGCCCGCCTGCGCCGGGCCGGTGTCGGCGGCGTGACCGTGCTCGACCCCGCCGACACCCACTGGTACCAGCCGCTGTGGACGCTGGTCGGCGGCGGTCAGGCCCCGCTCAAGAGCACCTGCCGTCCGGAGGCCTCGGTCATCCCCGAGGGCGTGACCTGGATCCGGGACGCCGCGACGACCGTGGACCCCGACGCCGGGCAGGTCACCACCGCCGGCGGCAAGGAGCTCGGCTACGACTACCTCGTCCTGGCCCCCGGCATCCAGCTCAACTGGCAGGGCGTCCCCGGGCTCGCCGACGCCGTCGGCCACGACGCCGTGAGCAGCAACTACGCCCCCGAGCACGCGCCGCGCACCTGGGAGCTCATCAGGCGGATGCGCTCCGGCACGGCCGTGTTCACCCAGCCGTCCGGCCCGTTCAAGTGCGGCGGCGCGCCTCAGAAGATCGCCTACCTGGCCGCCGACCACTGGCGGCGCAAGGGCCGCCTGGCCGACATCCGCGTCGTCCTGGCGATCCCCGACGCGGCCATCTTCAAGGCCCCGGCCTACGTGCCCATCCTGGAACGCGTGGTCGCCCGCTACGGCATCGAGGTACGGCTGCAGTCGGAGCTCGTCGGCCTGGACCCGGCCAACCGCGAGGCCACCATCAGCGACAACGCCACCGGCCGCAAGGACGTGCTGCGCTACGACCTGCTGCACGCCGTGCCCCCGCAGAGCGCCCCCGACTGGATCAGGGCCGGCACCCCGTTCTCCGATCCGGCCAGCCCGTTCGGCTACGTCGAGGTGGACAAGCACACCCTCGTCCACCCCCGCTACCCGAACGTCTTCGCCCTGGGCGACGCCGCCAACCTGCCGACGTCCAAGACCGGCGCCGCGGTCCGCAAGCAGGCCCCCGTCGTGGTGGCGAACCTGCTGGCCGCGATGGCGGGCCGCCCCGCCACCGCCCGGTACGACGGCTACACCTCCTGCCCGCTGGTGACCGCCCGCGACAAGATGGTGCTCGCCGAGTTCGACTACGACCTGCGGCCCACCCCGACCGTCCCGCTGATCGACACCAGGAAGGAGCGCCGCGACATGTGGCTGCTCAAGCGGTACGGCCTGCCGGCGCTGTACTGGCACGGCATGCTGAAGGGCCGTATGTGA
- a CDS encoding OsmC family protein — MNAHDQAAPAAHRRMTTACGREIGVGRLPFTGPEHPHGRVTLDVGLRSYDHEDAWLSLTPAESRRLAESLLAQAAAVERDGQEAAPGRVEVTHAGGEAYAIAVRQHTLLADQPADVDGDDGAATPTELFVASLAACVAFYAGRYLRRHDLPRDGLRVTAEFAMAADRPARVGEIRVRLSAPGVPEQRRAALLAVASHCTVHNTLQQPPEVTVELV; from the coding sequence ATGAACGCCCACGACCAGGCGGCCCCGGCCGCCCACCGGCGGATGACCACGGCCTGCGGCCGGGAGATCGGCGTCGGCCGCCTGCCCTTCACCGGGCCCGAGCACCCGCACGGCCGGGTGACGCTCGACGTCGGCCTGCGCTCGTACGACCACGAGGACGCGTGGCTCAGCCTGACGCCGGCCGAGAGCCGCCGGCTCGCCGAGAGCCTGCTGGCCCAGGCCGCCGCCGTCGAGCGTGACGGGCAGGAGGCCGCCCCCGGCCGGGTCGAGGTGACCCACGCCGGAGGAGAGGCATACGCGATCGCCGTCCGGCAGCACACGCTGCTCGCCGACCAGCCGGCCGACGTGGACGGCGACGACGGCGCCGCCACGCCGACCGAGCTGTTCGTCGCCTCGCTGGCCGCCTGCGTGGCCTTCTACGCCGGCCGCTACCTGCGCCGCCACGACCTGCCCCGGGACGGCCTGCGGGTGACGGCCGAGTTCGCCATGGCCGCCGACCGGCCCGCCCGCGTCGGGGAGATCCGGGTGCGGCTGTCGGCCCCCGGCGTGCCGGAGCAGCGCAGGGCCGCCCTGCTGGCCGTCGCCTCGCACTGCACCGTGCACAACACCCTGCAGCAGCCGCCCGAGGTCACCGTCGAGCTGGTGTGA
- a CDS encoding metal-sensitive transcriptional regulator, translating to MELNESVVGDALTRLKRAHGQLAGVITMIEAGEDCAKVLTQLAAVSKALDRAGFKIVASGLRHCQDAQNRGDQPPMSVTELEKLFLALA from the coding sequence ATGGAGCTGAACGAGAGCGTGGTGGGCGACGCGCTGACCCGCTTGAAGCGGGCACATGGTCAGCTGGCCGGAGTGATCACGATGATCGAGGCGGGCGAGGACTGCGCCAAGGTGCTCACGCAGCTCGCCGCCGTGTCGAAGGCGCTGGACCGGGCCGGGTTCAAGATCGTGGCCTCCGGGCTGCGCCACTGCCAGGACGCCCAGAACCGCGGCGACCAGCCCCCGATGAGCGTCACCGAGCTGGAGAAGCTGTTCCTGGCCCTCGCCTGA
- a CDS encoding tautomerase family protein — protein sequence MPLWTIHHTPGIFTDEEKHRLAAHIADHYEKVGLPRFYVVTLFHQTRPEDFYVGGQPTPVGVRITVDHIARRNPDQESRRRTARWITSMLRPHLERHEGLHWEFHVDETSEDLWMINGIAPPPAGSDAEKLWAENNAPSPF from the coding sequence ATGCCCCTGTGGACGATCCACCACACGCCCGGAATCTTCACCGACGAGGAAAAGCACCGACTCGCCGCCCACATCGCCGACCACTACGAAAAGGTCGGACTGCCCCGGTTCTACGTGGTCACCCTGTTCCACCAGACCCGGCCCGAGGACTTCTACGTCGGCGGGCAGCCCACCCCCGTCGGGGTCCGCATCACCGTCGACCACATCGCCCGCCGCAACCCCGACCAGGAGAGCCGGCGCAGGACCGCCCGCTGGATCACCAGCATGCTGCGGCCCCACCTCGAACGGCACGAGGGGCTGCACTGGGAGTTCCACGTCGACGAGACCAGCGAGGACCTCTGGATGATCAACGGCATCGCACCGCCCCCGGCAGGCTCCGACGCCGAGAAGCTCTGGGCCGAGAACAACGCCCCGTCCCCCTTCTGA
- a CDS encoding SDR family oxidoreductase, producing MGAVAGKVVVVTGGRRGLGAALVDEALARGARKVYSTARSAYADDRPGVVTAELEVRSAESIAALAEAAADAEIVFNNAGVLLPAPLLTGDFERVTTTFDVNVFGPLRIARAFAPVLAANGGGALVNMHSVLSWLAGSGAYGASKAAAWSVTNSLRLELARQNTHVVGVHAGFIDTDMISAIDAPKATPADVATRILDGLEAGATEVLTDEATVAAKAALSGPVERLTFSATR from the coding sequence GTGGGAGCAGTAGCGGGCAAGGTGGTCGTGGTGACCGGCGGCCGACGGGGACTCGGCGCGGCACTGGTCGACGAGGCGCTGGCGCGCGGGGCGCGGAAGGTGTACTCGACCGCGCGCTCGGCGTACGCCGACGACCGCCCGGGCGTGGTCACCGCCGAGCTGGAGGTCCGCTCGGCGGAGTCGATCGCGGCCCTCGCGGAGGCCGCGGCCGACGCCGAGATCGTGTTCAACAACGCGGGAGTCCTGCTGCCCGCCCCGCTGCTGACGGGCGACTTCGAGCGCGTCACCACGACGTTCGACGTCAACGTCTTCGGGCCGCTGCGGATCGCCCGGGCGTTCGCGCCGGTCCTGGCCGCGAACGGCGGCGGCGCGCTGGTGAACATGCACTCCGTGCTGTCCTGGCTGGCCGGCAGCGGCGCCTACGGGGCGTCCAAGGCCGCGGCATGGTCCGTCACGAACTCCCTCAGGCTCGAACTGGCCCGCCAGAACACCCACGTCGTCGGCGTGCACGCGGGGTTCATCGACACCGACATGATCTCCGCCATCGACGCGCCGAAGGCGACGCCCGCCGACGTGGCCACGCGGATCCTCGACGGCCTGGAGGCCGGGGCCACGGAGGTGCTCACCGACGAGGCGACCGTCGCCGCCAAGGCGGCCCTGTCCGGCCCCGTGGAGCGCCTGACCTTCTCAGCCACCCGCTGA
- a CDS encoding winged helix-turn-helix transcriptional regulator has protein sequence MAMRFEERLGDRDAWSIGDGCSAARVLDLLSTKTVFLVVRECFYGTTRFDDFVARTGTSAPAVSRALKQLKAAGVVASALYREPGSRAREEYRLTEAGQDLLPVFLSLMQWGDTYLQEGRPPLSFVEAGTGRPVRVRVTADAAPETPCDDIEIRLNPAVAARLAASGAGTGERRDPEEPAGGRP, from the coding sequence ATGGCGATGAGGTTCGAGGAACGGCTGGGCGACCGGGACGCGTGGTCGATCGGCGACGGATGCTCGGCGGCCAGGGTGCTCGACCTGCTCAGCACCAAGACGGTGTTCCTAGTGGTCCGCGAGTGCTTCTACGGCACGACCAGGTTCGACGACTTCGTGGCGCGGACCGGGACCTCGGCGCCCGCGGTGTCCCGGGCGCTCAAACAGCTGAAGGCCGCGGGCGTCGTCGCGTCCGCTCTCTACCGGGAGCCGGGCAGCCGGGCACGGGAGGAGTACCGGCTGACCGAGGCGGGCCAGGACCTGCTGCCGGTGTTCCTGTCGCTGATGCAATGGGGCGACACCTACCTCCAGGAAGGCCGCCCGCCCCTGTCGTTCGTCGAGGCCGGCACCGGCCGTCCGGTACGGGTCCGCGTGACCGCCGACGCGGCGCCGGAGACGCCGTGCGACGACATCGAGATCCGGCTGAACCCCGCGGTCGCCGCGCGGCTGGCCGCCTCGGGCGCCGGCACCGGGGAACGCCGCGATCCCGAGGAGCCCGCAGGCGGACGGCCCTGA